A genome region from Eremothecium cymbalariae DBVPG#7215 chromosome 4, complete sequence includes the following:
- the CDD1 gene encoding cytidine deaminase (similar to Ashbya gossypii AGL123W), whose amino-acid sequence MADSENPQEDISVPPAFEGGIEVAIRSRELSYSPYSSFRVGCCIQTKCGKYISGSNVENASYGASICAERTAVVRAVMDGHTDDWACIAISGDSLQQCISPCGICRQVLREFTNPKTFPVVMLNGDGTKRRLMTLEELLPDSFGPDDLHHTA is encoded by the coding sequence ATGGCAGACTCTGAGAATCCGCAGGAGGATATTAGCGTCCCACCAGCATTTGAAGGAGGCATTGAGGTTGCCATCAGATCAAGGGAGCTTTCGTATAGTCCGTATTCGTCGTTTAGAGTAGGATGCTGTATCCAGACCAAATGCGGGAAATACATATCTGGTTCGAACGTAGAAAATGCAAGTTACGGGGCAAGTATTTGTGCTGAGAGAACAGCAGTTGTTAGAGCCGTTATGGATGGCCATACGGATGATTGGGCATGTATAGCTATCAGCGGTGATTCGCTACAACAATGCATATCACCATGTGGAATTTGCAGGCAAGTTCTAAGGGAATTCACGAACCCTAAAACCTTCCCCGTAGTGATGTTAAATGGGGATGGCACTAAGCGGAGACTCATGACCTTGGAGGAGCTTCTACCGGATAGCTTTGGGCCCGATGACTTGCATCATACGGCTTGA